In a single window of the Mustela nigripes isolate SB6536 chromosome 17, MUSNIG.SB6536, whole genome shotgun sequence genome:
- the LOC132005701 gene encoding zinc finger protein 28 homolog isoform X2: protein MDLSVLLTEKIGNVKVFLRGSCSSLTVHQRIHTGEKPYECKECGKAFNQSQHLVQHHRIHTGEKLFECKECRKAFSQNVHLIQHQRIHTGEKPYKCMECRKAFSQPAHLAQHQRIHTGEKPYECKECGKAFSDGSSFARHQRCHTDKRPYECIECEKAFRQNTSLIRHWRYYHTGEKPFDCIDCGKAFSDHIGLIQHRRIHTGEKPYKCKVCGKTFSYGSSLTVHQRIHTGEKPYECVVCGKAFSHHASLTQHQRVHSGEKPYECKECGKAFRQSIHLASHLRIHTGEKPYECKECGKAFSISSQLATHQRIHTGEKPYGCKECGKAFNQRAHLAQHHKIHTGEKPYECNECGKAFSQTTRLIQHQRVHTGEKPYKCSECGKAFSDSSSRSQHRRLHTGQRPYECVECEKAFRTKSSLICHQRCHTGEKPYECSVCGKAFSHRQSLTVHQRIHSGEKPYECQECGKTFSQIGHLNLHRRIHTGERSYECKECGKVFRQSAHLSHHQKVHSAESSQASSSSSPHMSPSPVDISARYFWNSSTPFNSHCPTPKHSHFSWTVPI, encoded by the exons ATGGACTTGAGTGTTTTACTTACAGAGAAAATTGGAAATGTGAAAGTCTTTTTGAGAGGCAGTTG CTCCTCCCTTACTgttcatcagagaattcatactggtgaAAAACCAtatgaatgtaaagaatgtgggaaagccttcaacCAGAGTCAGCACCTTGTTCAACATCACAGAATACATACTGGTGAGAAACTCTTTGAATGTAAAGAATGTAGGAAAGCCTTCAGCCAAAATGTGCACCTTATTCAACATcaaagaattcatactggagaaaaaccgTATAAGTGTATGGAATGTAGAAAAGCCTTCAGCCAGCCTGCACACCTTGCTCAGcaccagagaattcatactggggagaagccctatgaatgtaaggaatgtgggaaagccttcagtgaTGGCTCATCCTTTGCCCGACATCAGAGATGTCACACTGACAAAAGACCCTATGAATGTATTGAATGTGAGAAAGCCTTCAGGCAGAACACATCCCTTATTCGTCACTGGAGGTATtatcatactggagagaaaccttttGATTGCATCGattgtgggaaagccttcagtgaTCACATAGGCCTTATTCAGCATaggagaattcatactggagagaaaccatatAAATGTAAAGTGTGTGGGAAAACCTTCAGTTATGGCTCATCCCTTACTGTCCATCAAAgaattcacacaggagagaagcctTATGAGTGCGTTGTctgtgggaaggccttcagccATCATGCTTCACTCACACAACATCAACGAGTGCAttctggagagaaaccttacgaatgcaaggaatgtgggaaagcctttagaCAGAGTATACACCTGGCTAGTCATTTGAGAATTCATACTGGCGAAAAACCTtatgaatgtaaagaatgtggaaaaGCGTTTAGCATCAGTTCACAGCTGGCTactcatcagagaattcatactggagagaaaccttatggATGTAAGGAATGTGGTAAAGCTTTCAACCAGAGGGCACACCTTGCCCAGCATCATAAAAttcatacaggagagaaaccttatgagTGTAACGAATGTGGTAAAGCCTTCAGCCAGACTACCCGCCTTATTCAACATCAGAgagttcatactggagagaaaccctataaatgtaGCGAATGTGGAAAGGCTTTTAGCGATAGCTCATCCCGTTCTCAGCATCGGAGACTCCATACTGGCCAAAGGCCCTATGAATGTGTTGAATGTGAGAAGGCATTTAGAACAAAATCATCCCTTATTTGTCATCAAAGATGTCATACTGGggagaaaccttatgaatgtagTGTGTGTGGTAAAGCCTTTAGCCATCGTCAGTCCCTTACTGTTCATCAGAGAATTCATTCCGGAGAAAAACCATATGAATGTCAGgaatgtgggaaaaccttcagCCAGATTGGACACCTTAATCTACATAGAAGAATTCATACCGGAGAGAGATCTtatgaatgtaaagaatgtggaaaaGTCTTCAGACAAAGCGCGCACCTTAGTCATCATCAGAAAGTTCACTCTGCAGAGTCGTCTCAGGCCTCCAGCTCTTCCTCACCCCATATGTCACCAAGCCCCGTAGATATATCTGCTAGATATTTTTGGAATTCATCCACTCCTTTCAATTCTCATTGTCCTACTCCCAAACACAGTCATTTCTCCTGGACTGTTCCAATATAA